The following are encoded together in the Ovis aries strain OAR_USU_Benz2616 breed Rambouillet chromosome 15, ARS-UI_Ramb_v3.0, whole genome shotgun sequence genome:
- the LOC101117362 gene encoding olfactory receptor 5F1 has translation MARNNCTLLTEFILLGLADTLELQAILFSLFLVIYTLTVVGNIGMILLIRTDSRLHMPMYFFLAILSFADVSYSSAITPKMLVDFLSEKKTISFVGCFLQMYFFIALATTECILFGLMAHDRYVAICNPLLYSLIMSRTVCLKMAAGAFTAGLLNSVIHTGYVSSLSFCSSNIIHHFFCDSPPLFKLSCSDTRLHESILSTFAGVNIIGSLLVILTSYCYILFSIFYMHAGEGRRKAFSTCASHLTAIMLFYSTSIYTYLRPSSSYSLTQDKVASIFYTVVIPMLNPLIYSLRNREVKKALWNVITRKRVPSFLGLLG, from the coding sequence ATGGCCAGAAATAATTGTACTTTGCTGACGGAGTTCATCctgttgggattagcagacacacTGGAGCTACAAGctatccttttttctctttttttggtgatTTACACACTTACAGTTGTGGGAAATATTGGGATGATCCTTTTAATCAGGACTGATTCTCGACTCCACATGcccatgtatttcttcctggCAATCCTATCTTTTGCAGATGTTAGTTATTCATCCGCTATCACTCCAAAGATGCTGGTAGACTTTTTATCAGAGAAGAAAACCATCTCCTTTGTTGGCTGCTTCCTGCAGATGTATTTCTTTATAGCCTTGGCCACAACTGAATGCATCCTTTTTGGGTTAATGGCccatgaccgctatgtggccatatGCAACCCTCTCCTTTACTCCTTGATCATGTCCAGGACGGTCTGCCTAAAAATGGCAGCAGGGGCTTTTACAGCAGGACTGTTGAACTCTGTGATTCACACAGGTTATGTGAGCAGCTTGTCATTCTGTAGTTCCAATATCATCCATCACTTCTTCTGTGACAGTCCTCCACTTTTTAAGCTCTCATGTTCTGACACACGCCTGCATGAAAGCATCTTGTCCACATTTGCTGGTGTGAATATCATTGGAAGTCTGCTGGTGATCCTCACCTCCTACTGCTacattctcttctccatcttcTACATGCAtgcaggggaggggaggcgcAAAGCCTTCTCCACGTGTGCGTCTCACCTGACAGCCATCATGCTGTTCTATTCCACCTCCATCTACACTTATCTCAGACCTTCCTCCAGCTACTCCCTGACTCAGGACAAAGTGGCTTCCATATTCTACACAGTGGTCATTCCCATGTTGAACCCTCTGATCTACAGCCTCAGGAACAGGGAAGTGAAGAAGGCTTTATGGAATGTAATTACTAGGAAAAGGGTCCCTTCATTTCTGGGGTTGTTGGGTTAA